A portion of the Cystobacter ferrugineus genome contains these proteins:
- the tesB gene encoding acyl-CoA thioesterase II — translation MSRVLEDLLELLKLEPIEENLFRGRSQDLGFRQLFGGQVLGQSLSAASQTVPPHRPVHSLHGYFLRPGDASLPVVYTVDRLRDGGSFTTRRVVAIQKGEPIFSVMASFQGEEPGFEHQTKMPEVPGPEGLPTDLELLGRKAHLIPEKIRDKILCEKPIEIRPVTQQDPFDPLVLEPVKHVWFRADGALPDDSRVHRYLLAYASDFNLITTALQPHGTSHMHPQMQLASLDHALWFHGNLRMNDWLLYSIASPWAGNARGLSYGHIFTRDGRLVASVAQEGLMRMRPPK, via the coding sequence ATGAGTCGCGTCCTGGAGGACCTGCTGGAGCTCCTGAAGCTGGAGCCCATTGAGGAGAACCTGTTTCGCGGACGGAGCCAGGATCTCGGTTTCCGGCAGCTATTCGGGGGGCAGGTGCTGGGGCAGTCGTTGTCGGCGGCCAGCCAGACCGTGCCCCCGCACCGGCCCGTGCACTCGCTGCACGGCTACTTCCTGCGCCCCGGGGATGCCAGCCTGCCCGTGGTCTACACCGTGGACCGGTTGCGCGATGGCGGCAGCTTCACCACCCGCCGGGTGGTGGCCATCCAGAAGGGGGAGCCCATCTTCTCGGTGATGGCGTCCTTCCAGGGCGAGGAGCCCGGCTTCGAGCACCAGACGAAGATGCCCGAGGTGCCCGGCCCCGAGGGACTCCCCACGGACCTGGAGCTGCTCGGCCGCAAGGCGCACCTCATCCCCGAGAAGATCCGCGACAAGATCCTGTGCGAGAAGCCCATCGAGATCCGCCCGGTGACGCAGCAGGATCCCTTCGATCCCCTCGTGCTCGAGCCCGTCAAGCACGTGTGGTTCCGCGCCGATGGCGCGCTGCCCGACGACTCGCGGGTGCACCGCTACCTGCTCGCCTATGCGTCGGACTTCAACCTCATCACCACCGCGCTCCAGCCGCATGGCACCAGCCACATGCATCCCCAGATGCAGCTCGCGAGCCTGGACCACGCGCTGTGGTTCCACGGCAACCTGCGGATGAATGACTGGCTGCTGTACTCCATCGCCAGCCCCTGGGCTGGCAACGCGCGCGGCCTGTCGTATGGGCACATCTTCACGCGGGACGGCCGCCTGGTGGCCTCCGTGGCGCAAGAGGGGCTCATGCGCATGCGCCCACCGAAGTAG
- a CDS encoding ABC transporter permease: MNGSFLRQVVPPLVALGVLLALWEGVTRVFGIAVWLLPPPSAIALAGAHEAPSLWNAMLTTGRASLIGFGLSAGVGVLIAILLASSRLLERALYPYTLFLQTVPIVAIAPLLVLWFGPGTRAVAISSFIVSLFPVITNTLTGLRSVEPALRDLFRLYGAKRLATLWKLELPAALPQLFTGLRVASGLAVIGAIVGEFVAGFSEEGAGLGILVLTAYRQLRTDLLFAAVLAAAVLGLALFGAVNLTGFRLLKRWHPSASSGP, encoded by the coding sequence ATGAACGGCTCCTTCCTGCGACAGGTGGTGCCGCCCCTGGTCGCGCTCGGGGTGCTGCTGGCGCTGTGGGAGGGGGTGACGCGGGTGTTCGGCATCGCCGTCTGGCTGCTGCCGCCCCCGTCCGCCATCGCCCTCGCCGGGGCGCACGAGGCGCCCTCCCTGTGGAACGCGATGCTCACCACCGGGCGTGCCTCGCTGATCGGCTTCGGCTTGAGCGCCGGGGTGGGCGTGCTCATCGCCATCCTCCTGGCCTCCTCGCGGCTGTTGGAGCGGGCGCTCTACCCCTACACGCTCTTCCTCCAGACGGTGCCCATCGTGGCCATCGCCCCGCTGCTGGTGCTGTGGTTCGGCCCGGGCACGCGCGCCGTGGCCATCTCCTCCTTCATCGTCTCGCTCTTTCCCGTCATCACCAACACGCTCACCGGGCTGCGCTCGGTGGAGCCGGCGCTGCGCGACCTGTTCCGCCTGTACGGGGCGAAGCGGCTCGCCACGCTGTGGAAGCTGGAGCTGCCGGCGGCGCTGCCGCAACTCTTCACCGGACTGCGCGTCGCCTCGGGGCTGGCCGTCATTGGCGCCATCGTGGGCGAGTTCGTCGCGGGCTTCTCCGAGGAAGGCGCGGGCCTGGGCATCCTGGTGCTGACGGCCTACCGGCAATTGCGCACGGACCTGCTCTTCGCCGCCGTGCTGGCGGCGGCGGTGTTGGGGCTGGCGCTGTTTGGCGCGGTGAACCTGACGGGCTTCCGGCTGCTCAAACGCTGGCACCCCTCGGCCTCGTCGGGGCCGTGA
- a CDS encoding amidohydrolase family protein, with protein MPRASIDPSGRCPLKSHALLFSLLAAPLLASAAPAKTAPGAVALRGARLIDGQGGAPVEDSVVVIQDGRILAVGPASSTTVPAKARVVDYQGKTLIPGLISNHSHVGQTQDANMGAGNYTRANISRQLRQYEAYGITTVMALGLNGPLLQQLRTQQHTGRGPGADLFGADRGIGVPKGAPPTLGGRPVGEDQLARPETAEQARQAVRDMVARKTDVVKLWLDDFGGSLPVKMKPDIYQAVIDEAHQRGVRVAAHIHDLEDAKTIIRAGADIVAHGVRDQPVDAELIQLMKERSVWYVPTLSLDEATFIYADRPEWMAEPFFQRAVQPALRAQFADPAWAEKTRAEPKSEKARKDVAMNQRNLKALYDAGVRIGFGTDSGATPLRIPGVAEHRELVLMTEAGLTPLQALTLATREAATLLGLEDRGVLAPGKQADLVVLDGDPSTDISRTKTIHAVWHRGKQVSGTVDTFKP; from the coding sequence GTGCCCCGCGCTTCGATCGACCCTTCTGGGAGGTGCCCCCTGAAATCACACGCCCTGCTCTTCTCGCTCCTGGCCGCCCCGCTCCTGGCGTCCGCCGCTCCCGCGAAGACCGCTCCGGGAGCCGTCGCCCTGCGCGGCGCGCGGCTCATCGACGGCCAGGGAGGTGCCCCCGTCGAGGATTCCGTGGTCGTCATCCAGGACGGGCGCATCCTCGCGGTGGGTCCGGCCTCGAGCACGACGGTGCCAGCCAAGGCCCGGGTGGTGGACTACCAGGGAAAGACACTCATCCCGGGATTGATTTCCAATCACTCGCATGTGGGCCAGACCCAGGACGCCAACATGGGTGCGGGGAACTACACCCGCGCCAACATCTCGCGGCAGCTTCGCCAGTACGAGGCCTATGGCATCACCACGGTGATGGCGCTCGGGCTGAATGGTCCCCTGTTGCAACAGCTCCGCACGCAGCAGCACACGGGCCGCGGGCCCGGCGCCGATCTCTTCGGGGCCGACCGGGGCATTGGCGTGCCCAAGGGCGCGCCGCCGACGCTGGGTGGACGCCCGGTGGGTGAGGATCAACTCGCCCGCCCCGAGACGGCGGAGCAGGCGCGTCAGGCCGTGCGCGACATGGTGGCGCGCAAGACGGACGTGGTGAAGCTGTGGCTGGACGACTTCGGTGGCTCGCTGCCCGTCAAGATGAAGCCAGACATCTACCAGGCGGTGATCGACGAGGCCCACCAGCGGGGCGTGCGCGTCGCCGCCCACATCCATGATCTCGAGGACGCCAAGACGATCATCCGGGCGGGCGCCGACATCGTGGCCCATGGCGTGCGCGACCAGCCCGTGGACGCCGAGCTCATCCAGCTCATGAAGGAGCGCTCGGTCTGGTACGTCCCGACGCTGAGCCTGGACGAGGCGACCTTCATCTACGCCGACCGTCCCGAGTGGATGGCCGAGCCCTTCTTCCAACGCGCCGTGCAGCCCGCGCTGCGCGCGCAGTTCGCCGACCCGGCCTGGGCGGAGAAGACGCGCGCGGAGCCGAAGTCGGAGAAGGCCCGGAAGGACGTGGCGATGAACCAGCGCAACCTCAAGGCCCTGTATGACGCGGGCGTGCGCATCGGGTTCGGCACGGACTCGGGCGCCACGCCCCTGCGCATCCCCGGCGTCGCGGAGCACCGGGAGCTGGTCCTGATGACCGAGGCCGGACTCACGCCCCTGCAAGCGCTCACGCTCGCCACCCGGGAGGCCGCCACCCTCCTCGGGCTGGAGGATCGGGGCGTCCTCGCCCCCGGCAAGCAGGCCGACCTCGTGGTGTTGGACGGCGACCCGAGCACCGACATCTCCCGGACGAAGACGATCCACGCCGTCTGGCATCGCGGCAAGCAGGTCTCCGGGACGGTGGACACGTTCAAGCCCTGA
- a CDS encoding ABC transporter substrate-binding protein — translation MKGRLAGVVGGLVLLVVAGACSRAKENAPQAAGGDAGSAAAPQVTQVKLALNWVAEPEFGGFYAARDLGHFKRRGMDVSIQGGGAGVPVMQMVASGQVDFGIAGADEILTARARGVDVIPLFAVYQTAPQALMTHASRGAKNIKDLLSSGTVALEPGLPYAAYLKKKYGFDKVKVVPYDGGVARFVADKDFSQQCFITSEPIAARRQGADPAVFLVADEGFNPYIAVLITRRELWQKQPSRVKDFVEAVREGWRAYLDDPTATNAVMGKLNTSMDADTFAEAARAQKPLIETEQTRAKGLGTMSRERWDTLARQLVDLGLIDKVPALDDFLLPEFVDMGTPAPATPQ, via the coding sequence GTGAAAGGACGTCTGGCTGGAGTCGTGGGTGGACTGGTGCTGCTCGTGGTGGCCGGGGCGTGCTCGCGCGCCAAGGAGAACGCGCCCCAGGCGGCGGGAGGGGACGCGGGAAGTGCCGCCGCCCCCCAGGTGACACAGGTCAAGCTGGCCCTCAACTGGGTGGCCGAGCCCGAGTTCGGTGGCTTCTACGCCGCGAGGGATCTGGGGCACTTCAAGCGCCGCGGAATGGACGTGAGCATCCAGGGCGGCGGCGCCGGGGTGCCGGTGATGCAGATGGTGGCGTCGGGCCAGGTGGACTTCGGCATCGCCGGCGCGGATGAAATCCTCACCGCCCGGGCACGGGGCGTGGATGTGATTCCGCTGTTCGCCGTGTACCAGACGGCGCCACAAGCCCTCATGACCCATGCGTCGCGCGGCGCCAAGAACATCAAGGATCTGCTCTCCTCGGGCACGGTGGCCCTGGAGCCGGGCCTGCCCTACGCCGCGTACCTGAAGAAGAAGTATGGCTTCGACAAGGTGAAGGTGGTGCCCTACGACGGCGGCGTGGCGCGCTTCGTGGCGGACAAGGACTTCAGCCAGCAGTGCTTCATCACCTCGGAGCCCATCGCCGCGCGGCGCCAGGGCGCGGATCCCGCCGTGTTCCTGGTGGCCGACGAGGGATTCAATCCCTACATCGCCGTGCTCATCACCCGCCGGGAGCTCTGGCAGAAGCAGCCGTCGCGGGTGAAGGACTTCGTGGAGGCGGTGCGCGAGGGCTGGCGGGCCTACCTGGACGACCCCACGGCCACCAACGCCGTCATGGGCAAGCTCAACACCTCCATGGACGCGGACACGTTCGCCGAGGCGGCGCGCGCCCAGAAGCCCCTCATCGAAACGGAGCAGACTCGCGCCAAGGGCCTGGGCACCATGAGCCGCGAGCGCTGGGACACCCTGGCACGACAGCTCGTGGACCTGGGTCTCATCGACAAGGTGCCCGCCCTGGACGACTTCCTGCTGCCGGAATTCGTCGACATGGGCACGCCTGCCCCCGCCACTCCGCAGTAA
- a CDS encoding ABC transporter ATP-binding protein, producing the protein MISTPSDSSTPVAPDEGSGGVRVRLSGLRRTFPGGVPVITGMDLDIGAGAFVALVGPSGCGKSTLLKLVAGLDQPNAGTLTFSPPLERTRGARNPIAYVFQDAHLLPWRSVLDNVALPLELTGVPTPERHAAARALLTEVGLGDATARYPAELSGGMRMRVSLARALVTRPRLLLLDEPFAALDELTRNRLDDQLLALWKELGMTVLFVTHSLSEAAYLAQRAVVLSRRPARVMLDRRLDLPAERRASLRSEPGFARELGLLQEALERGDSA; encoded by the coding sequence ATGATTTCCACCCCCTCGGATTCCTCCACCCCCGTGGCGCCCGACGAGGGCTCGGGGGGCGTGCGTGTGCGGCTCTCGGGCCTGCGGCGTACCTTCCCGGGCGGAGTGCCCGTGATCACGGGCATGGACCTGGACATCGGCGCGGGCGCCTTCGTGGCGCTGGTGGGCCCCTCGGGCTGCGGCAAGTCCACCCTGCTCAAGCTGGTGGCGGGACTGGACCAGCCCAACGCGGGCACCCTCACCTTCTCTCCCCCGCTCGAGCGCACGCGGGGCGCGCGCAACCCCATCGCCTACGTCTTCCAGGACGCGCACCTGCTGCCCTGGCGCTCGGTGCTGGACAACGTGGCGCTGCCGCTCGAGTTGACGGGAGTGCCCACCCCCGAGCGCCACGCGGCGGCGCGGGCCCTGCTCACCGAGGTGGGCCTGGGGGACGCCACCGCGCGCTACCCGGCGGAGCTCTCGGGCGGCATGCGCATGCGCGTGTCGCTCGCCCGGGCGCTCGTCACCCGTCCCCGGCTGCTGCTGCTCGACGAGCCCTTCGCCGCCCTGGACGAGCTGACGCGCAACCGGCTGGATGATCAGCTCCTCGCGCTGTGGAAGGAGCTGGGGATGACCGTGCTCTTCGTCACCCACTCGCTCTCCGAGGCGGCCTACCTGGCCCAGCGCGCCGTGGTGCTGTCGCGGCGGCCCGCGCGGGTGATGCTGGACCGGCGGCTCGACCTGCCCGCGGAGCGCCGCGCCTCCCTGCGCTCCGAGCCCGGCTTCGCCCGGGAGCTGGGTCTGCTCCAGGAAGCCCTCGAGCGGGGAGACTCGGCATGA
- a CDS encoding M35 family metallo-endopeptidase: protein MSQNVRGFKWLVGGVVGMSLLGACGAPMEGEDTSSELSDQALGDVAVSLSVASSSMSAREDVAVTVTFTNVSSQPVQLLRWFVPGTEGIKAGLFEVSRNGEEVDYIGPHIKRAAPQAEDFVTLAPGESLSGTASLSGMYDLSESGTYSVRFAAQSTNQHNVGLTRAANLDSNIVSLWIEGRPEREPQLQAQAVTAQGLTTASNCSSTRASQISTAFASAKTYASSTSSYLNGISSGTTRYTTWFGTYSSTNVATARSHFTKINSAFASAAVTVDCGCTDSAYAYVYPSQPYKIYVCSAFWSAPNTGTDSKAGTLVHEMSHFTVVAGTDDHAYGQSAAKSLAKSSPTRALDNADNHEYIAENNPAQN, encoded by the coding sequence GTGAGCCAGAACGTGCGTGGTTTCAAGTGGCTGGTGGGCGGAGTGGTCGGAATGTCCCTGCTGGGCGCGTGTGGCGCGCCGATGGAGGGGGAGGACACCTCGTCCGAGCTGAGCGATCAGGCCCTGGGCGACGTGGCGGTGAGCCTGTCGGTGGCGAGCAGCAGCATGAGCGCCCGTGAGGACGTGGCGGTGACGGTGACCTTCACCAACGTGTCCTCCCAGCCGGTGCAGCTCTTGCGCTGGTTCGTGCCCGGCACCGAGGGCATCAAGGCCGGCCTGTTCGAGGTCTCTCGCAACGGTGAGGAGGTGGATTACATCGGTCCCCACATCAAGCGCGCGGCTCCCCAGGCCGAGGACTTCGTCACCCTGGCCCCCGGCGAGAGCCTGTCGGGCACCGCGTCCCTGTCGGGCATGTATGACCTGAGCGAGAGCGGCACGTACTCGGTGCGCTTCGCCGCCCAGTCCACCAACCAGCACAACGTGGGGCTCACCCGCGCCGCCAACCTCGACTCCAACATCGTGAGCCTGTGGATCGAGGGCCGCCCGGAGCGCGAGCCGCAGCTCCAGGCGCAGGCCGTGACGGCCCAGGGCCTGACCACCGCCAGCAACTGCTCGAGCACCCGCGCCTCGCAGATCTCCACGGCGTTCGCCTCCGCCAAGACGTACGCGAGCAGCACGTCGAGCTACCTCAACGGCATCTCCTCGGGCACCACGCGCTACACCACGTGGTTCGGCACCTACTCCAGCACCAACGTGGCCACGGCCCGCTCGCACTTCACGAAGATCAACAGCGCCTTCGCCTCCGCGGCGGTCACGGTGGATTGCGGCTGCACGGACTCGGCCTACGCCTACGTGTACCCGTCCCAGCCGTACAAGATCTACGTGTGCAGCGCCTTCTGGAGCGCGCCCAACACGGGCACGGACTCCAAGGCGGGCACGCTGGTCCACGAGATGAGCCACTTCACCGTGGTGGCCGGCACGGATGACCACGCCTACGGCCAGAGCGCCGCCAAGAGCCTGGCCAAGTCCAGCCCCACCCGGGCCTTGGACAACGCGGACAACCACGAGTACATCGCCGAGAACAACCCCGCCCAGAACTGA
- a CDS encoding glutathione S-transferase family protein, whose amino-acid sequence MRILFHIANSPFARRTRLALAAKGLIVELRDVRAHPEFFEESRRLSPLKTVPVLVEEDGRVLGDSTAISHYLDRAYPSTPPLWPSEPDEAFAAFEVASLVDLAVNTVVDLGGRYHALRTSEDWETVRAEAMERVQRALDALAQRAAALSRPTFSRQGWSAPDMWLFTAEHWLASLPARAATFPVAAQVLSLGWRLPPELSRWADQHRDRPDVRALA is encoded by the coding sequence ATGAGAATCCTCTTTCACATCGCCAACTCGCCGTTTGCTCGACGTACCCGCCTCGCCCTCGCCGCCAAGGGGTTGATCGTCGAACTGCGCGACGTGCGCGCCCACCCCGAGTTCTTCGAGGAGTCCCGGCGGCTCTCCCCGCTCAAGACGGTACCCGTGCTGGTCGAGGAGGATGGACGGGTCCTCGGAGACTCGACGGCCATCTCCCACTATCTGGATCGGGCCTACCCCTCGACGCCGCCGCTGTGGCCCTCCGAGCCCGACGAGGCCTTCGCCGCCTTCGAGGTGGCCTCGCTCGTGGACCTGGCGGTGAACACCGTGGTGGACCTCGGGGGGCGCTACCACGCGCTTCGCACCTCCGAGGACTGGGAGACCGTTCGGGCCGAGGCCATGGAGCGCGTGCAGCGCGCGTTGGACGCCCTGGCCCAGCGGGCCGCGGCGCTCTCGCGTCCCACCTTCTCCCGCCAGGGCTGGTCCGCGCCGGACATGTGGCTGTTCACCGCGGAGCATTGGCTCGCTTCACTGCCCGCGCGTGCGGCCACCTTCCCCGTGGCTGCCCAGGTCCTCTCCCTGGGCTGGCGTCTGCCTCCCGAGCTCTCCCGCTGGGCTGATCAGCACCGCGACCGGCCCGACGTGCGCGCACTCGCGTAG
- a CDS encoding efflux RND transporter permease subunit, with protein sequence MNRLIRWSIDNRLLVVAASVLLLILGVETARKMPVDVFPDLTAPTVTVITEAHGLAPEEVETLVTFPIETSVNGATGVRRVRSASGVGISIVWVEFDWGTDIYTARQVVNEKLQLVASQLPADVPPPTLAPISSVMGEILFLSVSWNKDALARDAAGREAQMMEARSAADWVLRKRLLSVAGVSQVVPIGGAVKQYQVLLRPEALQALQVSFEQVAHALRTTNQNSSGGFYVEGGQEYLLRAVGRARGLEDVANTVVTVRAGQPITVGQVADVRVGPKPKRGEGSTNAEPAVILAVMKQPDANTLELTRRLDAVLDDIQRTLPQGMVINRDIFRQSDFISVAVHNVSVALRDGAILVAVILLVFLMNLRATFISLMAIPLSLVVAVLGLKAFGVTLNTMTIGGLTIAIGALVDDAIIDVENVFRRLRENAHLPEGQRRSAFEVIYRASVEVRGSIVFATLIIVLVFVPLFFLSGLEGRMLAPLGLAYIVAITASLVVAVTLTPALCAYLLPRARSLGAEEGAVLRWLKARYQPLLAWALARPRAILAGAGLAFLATLAIVPFLGRSFLPEFNEGTLTLNVVTLPGTSLEESDKLGRRVELALLAIPEVVSTSRRTGRAELDEHAQDVNAAELDVSLDFSKGHRGKEELLEAMRKSLAQVPGAVITIGQPLSHRIDHMLSGSRSAIALKLFGDDLEKLRELAERVKKVAEGIPGAVDVSIEQQVDIPELEIRTDRDAVARHGLTTGEVAEAVERAFAGQTVGLVLEGQRAVDLVVRLDDASRADLDAIASTLIDTPAGPRIPLKMLASLTRESGPNTISREGVQRKMVVQANVAGRDLSAVVDDLKARVASEVPFPEGYYIVYGGQFESAEEATRSIALLSVVVVVGIFLLLVVAFASVRNALLTLINLPLALIGGVVAVVLTSGVVSVASLVGFITLFGIATRNGILMVSHFEHLMTEEGRSLPEAVVQGSMERLAPILMTALCAGLALVPLVIAGGEAGNEIQAPMGVVILGGLLSSTFLNMLVVPVLFQLFGRPPRVRAATAPGEV encoded by the coding sequence TCCGCTGGTCCATCGACAACCGCCTGCTGGTGGTGGCGGCCTCCGTGCTGCTGCTCATCCTCGGGGTGGAGACCGCCCGGAAGATGCCGGTGGACGTCTTCCCGGACCTCACCGCGCCCACCGTCACGGTCATCACCGAGGCGCATGGGCTCGCGCCCGAGGAGGTGGAGACGCTCGTTACCTTTCCCATCGAGACATCGGTGAATGGCGCCACGGGCGTGCGCCGGGTGCGCTCGGCGTCCGGAGTGGGCATCTCCATCGTCTGGGTGGAGTTCGACTGGGGCACCGACATCTACACCGCCCGGCAGGTGGTGAACGAGAAGCTGCAACTCGTCGCCAGCCAGCTCCCGGCGGACGTGCCGCCGCCCACCCTGGCGCCCATCTCCTCGGTGATGGGAGAAATCCTCTTCCTGTCCGTCTCCTGGAACAAGGACGCGCTGGCGCGGGATGCGGCCGGGCGTGAGGCGCAGATGATGGAGGCGCGGAGCGCGGCGGACTGGGTGCTGCGCAAGCGCCTGTTGTCGGTGGCGGGAGTCTCCCAGGTGGTGCCCATCGGCGGGGCGGTGAAGCAGTATCAGGTGCTGCTGCGGCCCGAGGCGCTCCAGGCGCTCCAGGTCAGCTTCGAGCAGGTGGCGCACGCGCTGCGGACGACGAACCAGAACTCCTCCGGAGGCTTCTACGTGGAGGGTGGGCAGGAGTACCTGCTGCGGGCCGTGGGACGGGCCCGGGGGTTGGAGGACGTCGCCAACACGGTCGTCACCGTGCGAGCGGGCCAGCCCATCACCGTGGGACAGGTGGCCGACGTGAGGGTGGGCCCCAAGCCCAAGCGAGGGGAGGGGAGCACCAACGCGGAGCCCGCCGTCATCCTCGCCGTGATGAAGCAGCCGGACGCCAACACGCTGGAGCTCACCCGGCGTCTGGACGCGGTGCTGGATGACATCCAGCGCACCCTGCCCCAGGGCATGGTCATCAACCGCGACATCTTCCGGCAGTCGGACTTCATCTCGGTGGCGGTGCACAACGTGTCCGTGGCGTTGCGCGACGGCGCCATCCTCGTGGCCGTCATCCTGCTCGTGTTCCTGATGAACCTGCGGGCGACGTTCATCTCGCTCATGGCCATTCCGCTGTCGCTGGTGGTGGCGGTGCTGGGACTCAAGGCGTTCGGCGTCACGCTCAACACGATGACGATTGGTGGACTGACCATCGCCATCGGGGCGTTGGTGGACGACGCCATCATCGACGTGGAGAACGTCTTCCGGCGCCTGCGGGAGAACGCGCACCTGCCCGAGGGGCAGCGCCGGTCCGCCTTCGAGGTCATCTACCGGGCCTCGGTGGAGGTACGCGGCTCCATCGTCTTCGCCACCCTCATCATCGTCCTCGTCTTCGTGCCGCTCTTCTTCCTGTCGGGACTGGAGGGGCGGATGCTGGCGCCGCTGGGGCTGGCGTACATCGTGGCCATCACCGCGTCGCTGGTGGTGGCGGTGACGCTCACGCCCGCGCTGTGCGCGTACCTGCTGCCGCGGGCTCGCTCGCTAGGAGCCGAGGAGGGGGCGGTGCTGCGCTGGCTGAAGGCGCGCTATCAGCCGCTCCTCGCGTGGGCGCTGGCGCGGCCCAGGGCCATTCTCGCCGGGGCCGGCCTGGCCTTCCTGGCCACGCTCGCCATCGTCCCGTTCCTCGGGCGCTCCTTCCTGCCCGAGTTCAACGAGGGGACGCTCACCCTCAACGTCGTCACGCTGCCGGGCACTTCGCTGGAGGAGTCGGACAAGCTTGGCCGGCGGGTGGAGCTGGCGCTGCTGGCCATCCCCGAGGTGGTCTCCACCTCCCGGCGCACGGGCCGCGCGGAGCTGGACGAGCACGCCCAGGACGTCAACGCGGCGGAGCTCGACGTGAGCCTGGACTTCTCCAAGGGCCACCGCGGCAAGGAGGAACTGCTGGAGGCGATGCGCAAGTCGCTCGCCCAGGTGCCAGGGGCCGTCATCACCATTGGCCAGCCGCTCTCCCACCGCATCGACCACATGCTCTCGGGCTCCCGGTCCGCCATCGCGCTGAAGCTCTTCGGGGACGACCTGGAGAAGCTGCGAGAGCTGGCCGAGCGGGTGAAGAAGGTGGCCGAGGGCATCCCGGGGGCAGTGGACGTCTCCATCGAGCAGCAGGTGGACATCCCAGAGCTGGAGATACGCACCGACCGGGACGCGGTGGCGCGCCATGGCCTCACCACGGGTGAGGTGGCCGAGGCGGTGGAGCGGGCCTTCGCCGGGCAGACGGTGGGCCTGGTGCTGGAGGGCCAGCGGGCGGTGGACCTCGTGGTGCGCCTGGACGACGCCTCACGGGCGGACCTGGACGCCATCGCCTCCACGCTCATCGACACGCCCGCGGGGCCCCGCATCCCACTGAAGATGCTGGCGAGCCTCACGCGCGAGTCCGGCCCCAACACGATCAGCCGCGAGGGGGTGCAGCGCAAGATGGTGGTGCAGGCCAACGTGGCGGGGCGAGACCTGTCCGCTGTCGTGGACGACCTGAAGGCTCGAGTCGCCAGCGAGGTGCCGTTTCCCGAGGGGTACTACATCGTCTATGGCGGCCAGTTCGAAAGCGCCGAGGAAGCGACCCGCAGCATCGCTCTGCTCAGCGTGGTGGTGGTGGTGGGCATCTTCCTGCTGCTGGTGGTGGCCTTCGCGTCGGTGCGCAACGCGCTCCTCACCCTCATCAACCTGCCGCTGGCGCTCATCGGCGGAGTGGTGGCGGTGGTCCTCACCTCGGGGGTGGTGAGCGTGGCCTCGCTGGTGGGCTTCATCACCCTGTTCGGCATCGCCACGCGCAACGGCATCCTCATGGTGAGCCACTTCGAGCACCTGATGACCGAGGAGGGCAGGAGCCTTCCCGAGGCCGTGGTGCAGGGCTCGATGGAGCGCCTGGCGCCCATCCTCATGACGGCGCTGTGCGCGGGGCTCGCGCTGGTGCCGCTCGTCATCGCCGGCGGTGAGGCGGGCAACGAGATTCAGGCCCCCATGGGAGTGGTCATCCTGGGCGGGCTGCTCTCCTCCACCTTCCTCAACATGCTGGTGGTGCCGGTGCTCTTCCAGCTCTTCGGTAGGCCACCCAGAGTTCGGGCGGCCACGGCGCCAGGTGAGGTCTGA